The DNA region GCAGAGAGCAGGAGATGGACCCCTGGAGAGAGGACCTccgagacagacagatggaccaCAGAACACTACACCACAACTCTTGTCGGCTCAGACAAGTATACTGGATGCTGAACAGGTGTGAGTGGAACATAACAGGTAGCGTggatgttcagtgtgtgtgcccAAATCACCTTACATCACTGAAAATGCATCATGCAAACCCACATATTTATTCAAAACTGTCAGCATCTGACCCCAAAACACCCTAAAATATTAGTGTCAACACTTTCTTCCACTTTCTGTTCCCAGTGAGAAAAAGAACTTGTTTTCGGGAAAATGCAGACTCCGAACTTGTTAATGCAAGAAAGAACAAAACAATTGGGCAAGAGGATGTGCTGCCAAATCTGCTTACGTAACCATACAGTCTATTCACCTCAGCAGAAGAAAGTAAATCTCTCTGATTGTAGCAGAAATGTTGAAATACTTGGATGCGCTCTCTCTCCCATGACATGTCACAGActagtgtgtttttgtgtgtgtgtatgtgtgtgtgtgtgtgtgtgtgtctgtgtgtccgtgtgtccgtgcgtgtctgtgtgtgtaacagacaAATTACTTCCATTTGTATTTGTGCTTGCACAAACCAAACTGCACATGTTTGTtgcagtgcagtataagaacaaGTTAACCGAGTCCACCTCTTTTTCTGTTGCAACACAGGTTCCAAACCTGGCCTCCCAGAGGACTtataaattaacaattatttaaagaaaggcaacatcaaaaagaaaggtcttcagccttaaTTTGAAAGAACTGATAGTTGaggcggacctgcagttttctgggagtttgttccagatatgtggagcataaaaactcaATGCTGCTTCCCTCTGTTTAGTTCGGACTGGGGACagcaagcagacctgtcccagacgtaGTAGTAGGACATGTCAGGCATGCTGTTGATCGGTGCACTTTGATCTGATACTTTCTGCAGTAACCTTTTACTCCAAGCTGAGAAAACCTTACTCAAATAATTGGCTTTCAAACTGCGCACTCTCTGTGAAACTATAAGCAGGAAAAAGATAGAATAAGTCAACTTGACTTATTCTATCTTTTTCCTTCTTatagtttcacacacacacacacacacacacacacacacttgaagtTAGACTTTGTGGCCTGTGAGAGAAGTCAATATGTGTCCATTCATCTGTCAGCTGATTCTGCTCCGTACGTCCCCTCCAGTCTGTCTGGTCTCCATGGCATCATCCATAGCGACTGTTTGAGACCCAAAACACAGGCAGTCTGCACCGTTTGGAGCAAAGATGGCTCAGACCGACACACaatgacaaacacacatagcTTCACAAGTATAGGCAAGAGGTTGTAAAAACACTTTATAATCATTATTTTCTTTGTACATTCAATCCTTAAGACAGATCTTGCCCATATAATTTACATAAACTGGAagatttgtactttacttataTGATACAGGTTTAGACGCAGTAAATCACAAGCTTAAAACACTGTTCTCAAAAGTATTTCAGGTATTAAAGCATTAACATAACCCAGTGTGTGATCAGTGCAAAAGCtcatttatgttttcatttcagaGCTCTAGGAATAAACTTCAaacatgtacatacacacacacaccccaaaataacacatttactcatactatacacacatgcacacatatacactggagtgtgtgtgtgtgtgtgtgtgcatgtgttgtttcTATCCCTCTCGTCTATTTATTGGAACTATCAATGTAACAGAACACTTTACACTCAAGTGAGTCCTCTCCAGTTACacttttagtttttaattaatttgagCCAATGAAGTCCATGAGAAGACAAAGCATGACTAAAAACAAACACGTGCGCAAAatgtctcctttttcttttcgtAGCCTTAGCAACAGCCATAAGGACCCTGTTAAGCAGAGGAAAATGTATCAAGTGTTTGCCTGGTgggcaaatgtgtttttaggcTAGATGACTTTCAAATTAACTTAAATTAATACATAAAcaaattggctaccaaattaaCTTCTTCTGAAGCACACTGCTAAATCAGAGAACATTATAtggtataatgtgtgtgtgtgtacgtgtgtgtgtgtgtgtgtgtgtgtgtgtgcgcgcgcgcgcgcgcgtgtgtgcgtacgtgtgcgtgtgtgttgtgtgtgtgtgtgttgtgtttgtgtgtggagcGGAGTGGAGTGGGGGGTCGGGATGCGTCTCCATTGAGCGCTGTGCGTAATTTGGCTGTCAAGTCTGAGTTCACCTcgaggaaacaggaaacacgtttacaaaataaaagcataacaATAACATATTGTGAAAACAGAGCCCTCAATCGCAGACAGTGCCACACACATAAGTCCAACTTGTATATGTTTTCGGTTGGTTATACTTTGATACATTGTATCACCTTGGTAAATATTTGCCCGTTGTCGCTTTTATTTAGCTATCCAGGAACGGAAGTATTCTCTGTTTTTGTGGCTGACTTGACGCTGGTGAGTATTTTATTTAACACTCCGGCTCTGTCCCGTCTGTCACAATTCCTCTGGACTTTACTTTGAGCAGGATCAAATCTTGTTGGCATTATCGCAGAATGGATATTAAGCTGTTGGCAGTCGTAGTGGCGCTCACGGTGGTGATATATGCGGTTCCAACACAAGGTATGAGATCATTTTCTGCTGGTTTGCTGTGTGTTGGtttatttagatgtttttattattttgcagCTGTCGGTATAAAAATAAAGGGATCATTATCTACACGTTATGGTTGTTGTTTAACCATTGTTTGCGAGGATAGATGTAGTGTTTATTCTTTATTAGAAAATAAGattagaaaataaaatgcattcatGCATAAATAGAGAAGAATGTTTGAATAAGCCATTTCCATTCCAcaattgttgtatttttgttaaataatatATAGCCTATAAACATAGAAAGAGCCCTCATTTACGCTACTTTTGCAATTATTATAAGTTCATCATGATTTTCGTCAAGTGACGTGCAAAGTCTCAATTTTCGTGACACATccaaataatcgattatttctaaaataattaaaacatattCTCAATACATACAATTAAAGTGCAAATGTTACCTGAATTAAATGTCAacctctttatttaaaaaaacaacaacattttttttcattgcacACATGTTAGTTGAATTGATGCATGAGCCTGTTCTGCAGTGGGAATTAAGACACTAACAGGCTGCACACATGTGGCTCTAGCAGTACAGAAATTCCCACTCGGATCACCGATCAAGGTGTGTATTTGTTCTGctttttgtttccatttaatTACTCGCAAATGAGGCATCTATAAGACAAAACCGCAGCTAGTTTACATGGCGACATCAGTCACCCAACTTGAAGGTGTTTCGCCCTTTATCATGGAAATACGGTGAGATcatgtgtaaaagaaaaattagCATATAGTTTAATCTATAGTGGTGCTTCTCACCATCTGTTTGTGTGACCTCAGTTTTCCTTTAAAAATAGTTACTGACAAAAAATGACTCTGTCCTTGTCTTTAATTTATTCTGATTGAACTTTCACCCAACTGATATTAAATAACCTAAGTAAATTAAGTAAAGTTAAATAAGCCTAACTTCATCCATTTTAACACTGTCATGTTGCgttcatgaaaacaaacaaacatagtcCTATTTATTTTTCCACATTTATCAACCATGAAAATCTCCTGAAAGCTGAGGTTGTAATGGAAAGTATGCACATCCATCAGGGAAGTTCAAGGACCACACGGTACACACGTGTATATGACTGAAAGAGCTTAGTGTTTGTGGGTCCTGATATAAATGCTTcaaatctctgtgtgtgttctttggggcaagtaaaaaaaaaaaaaaacctgcaaagcttaaagtggctatatgtaactttcagtttgtgttgattctagcgtcCGCTTTGAACAAAAgcagtagtgtttttaccacactgtcataaaggtcttttcttactgagttagcgttactgggaggtcatatagttgcgatgaatgttttgctcatttacaataagagaatacgttacagatgcatcgttgcatttcaagtgttgcatacagtAACCTAGCCTTTGaatgtatcgtgagctaaaccgggtatcacACTGTGTtgcgagccaaagcattaagtaTTTGTCATAtgttatatctgcatttatgtcaaaacctagagactttcaaacatcaaaatgtcatttattaaatgtatttgtgtcaaaattacatataaacatcttttcgtaggctattctattttgcctggaaaggcttccaacacgcttgggtgtcgtgtgaaaaatagtcatcggtcctatttctagcatgcacgcttTTTCTGcacgcctgagacgtgcgtgtcacgcaggcagtgtgcaagctctaaccctgttaacatgggagccgaaataaaaacggacatgccacgcagctgacacgctcacgccatgcaggcagtgtgcaggaggccttagATTtgtatagcgcatttcatgaaacccaaggatgCTTACAGGgagacaagggaaaagaaaattgtAGGTCAACACAAACACGGATTGAGACAATATAAAAACcagcgctaaatggaaggggaaGTAATTTAATGTAGACTACTGATGTACAACCAcactgtaaagttattttattaatgaaatagacatattacatacctaaTGGCCAATTTCCATAATTGTCTCCATTTGTTGAAAGCCCGATCGAGATTGACTCAGGGCAtctgtcactttcccttttagcttttatttgTTCTTCATTTAATTCCCTTTGTTCCTatgatggtcctgccccagtatcagccataagtACATCTCCTGCTACCCTTTACCTGGCTGAATATCGCTGGATACTCACTATGGGCTTTTCCAGTGTTGCGccaaaatctgtgacccatcagaatgtgtaaCTGTAGAGCCGGTCTAGCGGCTGTAAATAATTTTGTGACCTTGCGGGAAAAATCTGACTCgggcaaaggcattaataaaaaatatataaaaatagtgttcttttcactgtaagtcttgttacaggtcatttatgatcttcagatgaaaaattacacagtttcagaaacatttaaaagttacatatggTTACTTTAAATATGTAGTTTTAATTTGATGATGGTGGATGCTCCATCCCCCTGCCACCCTGCAAAAGATAAACATGTATAGATAATTGATGGATGTAGGCCTACCAGTGGCGCAAGGTAGTTATTATGGGCCCCAGCGAACGCTAAATACTAATTATGAAACATACACCATTTGCCATTCATTAGGCCTTTACCATTGCTCAGTCAGTCTTGACAGAGCACCTGAACTAGCTACCATGTATCATCTCTACAAAATAGGTAATGTTTGTGATTTGTGTCGATCTGAAGAGTGCCCTGACCTGATTTGATATCTGATAACTGATCTAATGATTTTGTAGTGTAAGTATATACTTTTCTTGTAGATTGCTACTgactattttacaaaaaaatgaaatcttGACACAGCTGTGTTTGCCTTTTGGAAGGCATATATAGCAAATATTTAACGTGAGTTCTTTGAACTCAGGTGTATTTCTGAGGGGGCAATTTAAATCCTCTGCAAGTCACTCTCATTCTCTGCCCGAACACATTGTTGGAGGGCCCGCTCTGTCTATGGGCATCTACCCCACCCAACAGGCCCCAGTGCAACCGCACCCCCTGCACTGTCTATATTACCGCCCCtgggatgtacagtacagtgcatGGACAGTTTTCATGAGTGAAGAAATTTCTCTAGATTTGTTGAGGATATGGATTTATTAGTTTTCTGTATCATTTTCAGCTCATTTGATTGTAATCATGTTTATTCTTATTTCTATTTAATATATCTAGTAGTTTCCCTGTTTCCAGAGGAGATCATTGCCTTCATCTAATCTTATGTTTAATTGCTGTCTTAGAAAAGTGTGTTGCTGTAAATGGGTTGCTgatactcttcttctctttctcaggAAAGCCCATCAGTCTGGTGGAGAGATGCTATTGTCGTTCAACAGTCAACAACCTCCCACGATCCTACATTCGAGAGCTCAGGTTCATCCACACACCCAACTGCCCCTTCCAAGTGATGTGagtattgtttttaattctggcacccacacatacacagagaagtGTATGTTTTCCACCCTGGCTTTAAAATGTCTGACAGGTTTCCTCCTTGTTGGCCATTTCTCACCATCAATCTCAAAGAGGTGACAGGCCAGAGAAAAGagttgtgcatgcatgtgtacacacacgCCCCTCCGCCACTCGCTTTTTACTGCAGTCCCACTGACGCATCCACACAGGAAGTGCTCCATTTAAGTATGAGTGAATGTGAAGAAGAGGTGGAAATTGGATGCACGTTTGTTTTCAGCAGGAAagcaataaatgtgttttttgtaatCGGGTTTGCTTCTTATTTGCTTGTCACGCAGTGCTTCCTTCTTGTACAACCTTTGGGAATTTACAGGTTAAAGTGTCGAGTAGCACAAGCAGTAGTTAGTTACTACTGACAGGAAAACTTCAGGAGCAGTTAAATATGGAGGAAATATAATTGGCAGGTCTTATAAAGataagaaatacacacacaggaaaaaggaaaaacagattttttgttACTCAAAAACAGGATGTGTGTGCCAAAGGAGGCATGATCACCCACTTAGAGACATATGATCCAGTCTTGACCCATTCTGTAAATAACCACAGGGTTATGCTGGATTTAGACTTCAGCCACATGTTGAGGGATTGACTGCTACCTCCATGTACTAACATTTTTACGGCACATTAATTAGGTAGTTCAATCAAGGGTGAAACATCAAACTTAAGGGATATGATCTTTGAGAACTGGCTGAATGCACATGTTCTTTAGCTGTAGCAGCATCATATGGGGTAAAAGAGTGATTGGTCACCATTGTGAAAAAGCTGTCACTGTGTCAAATCGACAAGGCAGTGTTAAGTCACTCCGTTTAATAACAATGTGTCAAGACACCTGCTGTCACTGGCTTAGCATAATTCACTCTTTCATCTTCAACTGAGGCATAATTGACATGTACTGAACTTTATTTCCCTTTTTCTGATCAGTGCCAAGCTGAAGTCAAacaaagaagtgtgtgtgaacCCAGATATCCGTTGGCTGCAGCAGTACCTGAAGAACGCCATCGACAAGTAAGTTGAACAGCAAAGACTATTATGGATTGTGTGTTTGCTGCAATACATGGTTCTGTTGTCTACTGTCAGTTGTCAACCTTTACCAAAATGCATCTGGAGCACTGTAAAATCATTTACACTGTAAAGAAATTTCAAGTAAAGAATATAGCACATTTGAACATCTATCAATACACCATTGTAAGAGTGACAGCTCTTAATTGCCCAATATATATTGGAGCCCAAACTTGAGACATGCTGGTACATGACCAAGTGGGAGTAGAGACTGAGTCcactttcacacacaaactgtgGGTTTGATGTGGGATACTACGCCCACTATTAAACCATGTTTATTCTGCTCTTACTAAAGTGCTGTTATGTGTTCATCCCTGACCATCAGTGTTTATGCAAGACACAGGTGAACGTATACCACACTTGAAcaaatattgtatatttttgaCAGTGTTTTCAACTTTATATGGGTGTAACTTGATAGAATTACTTTTCTCGTTTGGTCACTTAATGTAACATTAATGCAACAACTTCTATCTACAATCATATAATAGTTTATCAGAGATTGAAAGGGATAAAAGTCACCGCCAATATCAACTGTCTCCTTCCTGCTCAGAGACACTTTTCTGAGAAAATGTTGGCACCATAAAGTTTATAGAAGGGATCAAGTTGCCATCCTGAACTCTG from Perca flavescens isolate YP-PL-M2 chromosome 17, PFLA_1.0, whole genome shotgun sequence includes:
- the cxcl12a gene encoding chemokine (C-X-C motif) ligand 12a (stromal cell-derived factor 1) encodes the protein MDIKLLAVVVALTVVIYAVPTQGKPISLVERCYCRSTVNNLPRSYIRELRFIHTPNCPFQVIAKLKSNKEVCVNPDIRWLQQYLKNAIDKVKKYRQDN